A window of Acropora muricata isolate sample 2 chromosome 6, ASM3666990v1, whole genome shotgun sequence genomic DNA:
GTTGTAAATATCTCGCCGGCTCCTAATGAATCACTAATGATCGTTCATTGCACAATGGAATAACGTTAACAGAGCAAAACTAGACGATCAATTTGAACTGCAATCTACAGCGGTTGCCTTTCCGTTGGATTAATTTGGAGAGACTTGAACTTCAAGTTAGCAGTAGAACCTCAGGTTAACCTCATGCAACATCACTACAAGGTCGAAATTCCTTTTATAATGTTACTTCATAGTGATATCAAGGGATTGATAGCAAATTTGTATCTCTCGTGTGCCGTCTTTTTAATTAgtaggtacggctatcaccaaaggaaaaacaccggttcccgtctgttcaccgaagttaagatatctggatgggtgaccatctaggtAAAAGACCCTGTGCTAtacttcttgggaagtcaggctggcgtagtggacatcaattacaccttccacctctactacaaatgttgagggtttcctccgggcactccggttttcctctctcctcaaaattgactcctagtttattccaattcgatcggatgcggaacctccctgaaaaccactttcgagtgagtggagcttcctgggtaaatatcattaaaaaatatcattaattattattaattattagtaataaaagaaaagaaaaaaagacttttgATATCGTTTCCTAGGAGATACAGTCTACAGTCCATTACTCGCGTCGAGAAAAAAGAAGACCAACAACAAGGAACAAGATATTTCATCGAGGTTATTATCACAGATTTACTGAGCGGCAAAAAGTATAACTTGGCAGAATATGTATTTCAGCCAAAAGGAAACAACCTTCCAATGTGTTATCCCCAAGGAATGCAGTGGAACAAGACTACTGATGTCTACCTTATACTAACAGCCAAAAACCTCGGCCGATGGGTCCACCATTTTATTAAGAACATGGAAAAAATTGTCCAAGAAACGAACGACGAGCATTTACATGTGATTATCTATGATTTTGATAGTGGAGATATAGATATCAAAAGAGCGTTCCAGCGGAGTATCCTTAAAAACTACCACTACATAACGAAGCCTGGAAAATATTCGCGAGCAACCTCTTTCAAAGAAGCCATAGAATCTGTTAAGAACCCAGACTCTATTGTTGTCACCATCGATATGCATCTCGACATTGGAAGTCAATTTATTGAAGAAATACGTAAAGTAAGTTATCTTATGTTATAgttacatatatgtatatatgtatttatataataacccaagttattcttgCATTCGGATGGGCTTTCTCCTAcaatctattagaggacagacgcatagatgacgacagcgctcgattcaacttttttttaattttttgaattttgaatttgaaccaatgacaattctttgctaagcatagcaaccaatcagttcgcttcattttgtaaaGACAATAGATAAcgtcaaagtgctattttcgtgtctgtcaaagtggcgaaatttgaaataaaaaggcttttcttccctatattttaattcttaattattcaaaacaaatagattccatattGCCGTgcttctgttcagtaatagatcacagaggacgtcaaaatgtggtaaaaacatcgctgacacactcggctgctcctcgtgtgccacttttttgttcttaccacattttgacgtcctctctctctctctttccctCTCTATATATATCTCTACTTTTTAAACTTAGAATTACCTATATTTTGTTCTGCATATTTTTTTATAGAGCACTCCCAGGATAAACgtaaaaaatgtaaatgaatgAAGATTAGATAATAGGTTAAAGATAACAGGCAAGAATTCGCATACGGCGAAATTACAACGAACCGTTCCAAAGAACTTAAGAATTACACGGTGTATAGTAATGCgctaattaagcaatagaaaatgtAGCCGTGTTTGCACAACCTGATATAAACACGCGAGgcgttgggagaattcgagacagttatggaAACCCGAggcgaagtcgagggtttgcttccctgctagcagaggctcttttcctgctgttcgctgacgggagaaaagagacctctgccatGGGTCGAAAATGGCTTTGATTTAACCGCCGTCCACGATCTTGGACGGCTCTATTTGAAACGCATGCTCCTTGCGTTGTTGGCTGACCTCAACTTGAGCCCCCTGCGTCTCGCGCCAAAGGCTCAAGCTCAAAGCTGTTAAAATGGAGCAGGAACTGTTCGACAACGATGATAAACTGACGGAGCTAGAAGAAGCCGAAGTTGTTTACGTGCTACAAACATCACGTGATGgcttattacatgaaattggccttatatatataacaaacaaattacaccatagaaagtgctttgtacggattttattcactcgttggaAAACTTAAAAAACTCGCTCATttgctacgctcactcgttcgtttctaaagttttgcgactcgtgaataaaaatccgaaCGGCgcactttccatgaagtaatctatttttaatTCACGAGGccaaataaaaaacatttttggaagaGCGAGACAAGCCTTGTTTAATCTTGTACATTCAGAAACTTTtgtattataaaaaaaaaattacattttgctagacaaatgtctttttttttctttcagcacTGCATTAAAGGAAAGACAGTTTATGCTCCGGAAATAGTATTATTAAAGTGCGGTGGGAGCAGTTCGAAACCTAGAGGAACCTGGTTCCATGCTAGCTATGGAACAATTGCAACGTACAAACAAGACTGGGATAACTTCGGAGGATTCTCGCCCGCGTTTCTCCAAAAGACTACATGGGGAGGGGAGGACTGGGACTTAGTCGACAACGCTGTCAAAGGTGgcctggaaatagaaagaagacgTTCACCCTTGGTGTATCATTATTATCATGTAAAAGCTGGAATGTGGAAAAATTaggaataatttttaaatcACTCCTTCCATTTATGGCCCAGTGGTTTCTATGTAGCTAGAAAACCTCAATTTTGAACTTTCAGGTAGCCTCTGCCGCACTGCCTAATTTAATTtgaattcattttattttatcttcaATGTAGCTGAATATTCTATTATTTCCGAAATTGTACGTACTCGAAATTTTTAATTAATCAGCAATAACCTTGAAAATGACAGaatgatgaaaacgtttctctTATGACTTTATTACTTTTTTAGGGTGGGGGTGCTTTTGTGTAAAGACGTCGAAATATTATTTGGGATGCTCattaaaaaagaataaaaagacACTTGAATGTTACGATCTTCATTGAAAATGCAGCTTGTCTAACGCCAAACATTACTCTTCTTCGGTTTTCAGTTTGCAACTTTTTTCTTAATACAAGTACAATTACGGCAATTTCTCACTAGAATTTAAGTGAAACTTTTATTAGATCTCCCTGTTTTGTCAAACATGACGAAAATCTTAGGTCTGGTGTTTCGGaaattgcatgaaatgtttgaaGCGGCAATTTCACGCCATGTGAGTGGAATTCTTGTATCGTTAAGAATGCGtttataaaatcaatggaaatgaAAACTAACGCTAAAGAAATTCTTTCCATAGAACTTTGAAGTTTGTTCACAGCTCAGGATGTTTTATGGATAACTTTCCCCGACAAAATTACCATAATTTTGTCTCTTTCGGTCACAAGGAATGTTGCTGTTTTCGAAAGTTCCAAGTTTCAGTTTCCACCAATTATGACGTAGGAAcctaaaaagaaaacaaaactaccGTAAAGGTGCCCCTTTAAGAAGCCGTACACTTCCGAAAGAGCAGAGCATGAGGCTGCTTCCGCAGTTTAGTCCACCTTCAAGTTCTGTACGAGGGGCACATGTGACTCCAAACCGTTAGTCGACCATGCACTTTTGAATTCAGCAGAAACAAATTTGCGTTTTTAAAATCtaagaaaaattcaaatttttcgaTTGAAGCTCTATCGTGACTTCCATGCACCATGTCAATTCCATGCACTTGCAAAGAAATTACACTTAACGTAGGATCTGGTAGGAGAGCTCCTCACATGTATGCCTTTGCTTGGCGAGTAGAGGCAAGCATTAACACGTGAAGAGCTTATAGAGGTCAATGTTGATGTGAAAGTGCTCCGACGTAGATCCTGAATAAAAATAAGGGCCCACATAAAAGAAAAACCCTTAGTCGTCCAAAAGTGCTGTTTCTCTTCTTTTACCTTGATTGGACAGGCTCTGGGACGGGTCTTGGGTTGTAATCTCAGAAATTTCATTCCGTGATTTAATGACTCGAAAAGCTCTTAACAGTAGAGCGATTCGTCTTTTCACATAGTTAAATTTTAGGGTAACTTGGTTTTTCAGttaggtttttttctttttagaagAAGCAAAGTGAGGAGTGTCTCTGGCAGGAAATACCTCGTTTTCACCAGCAAAGTACTTTTCTGATGAAGACAAAGACGTTTTCTCGGTTGGACGGGTTTGAGGGGCGGGTAAAGGTGTTGAGGTGGTTTGAGGTTTCTGCCACATTCCCTTCTTGGaatgataataatgaaaaatCCATGGGCAACGTTTTCGCTCCACCTCCAGGCCACTTTTAACTGCGCTGTCAATAAGATCCCAATCCTCGCCACCCCATGTGACTTTCTGGATAAAATCCGCGGAAAATCCACCGAAGTTCGTCCAATCCTGCTTGTACATTGCCACTGTTCCATAGCTGTAGTGATACCACAATCCTACTGGGGCAGTACTGGTCCCGGTGCAGTTGAGGTAAACAATCTGAGGCGCGTACACAGTCCTTCCCTTGATGCAATGCTATTGCAAAAAGATAGAACGGCACTTCATTGAATGGTTGGCGATCACGTGATTAGCGGCTATATGAATTTGGTAAAACACAATGAACATTCACATATTCCTTCAGGAATATCTTCCCTATTGTTAGCAATAGCAAAGTactttaaataaacaaattggATAAATCATTGTGAAATACGATAGTCTAGTCTaaactgaattttaaaatttctgttTCAGGAACTAACAAACCATACCTGCAAATCTCTTCAAAATTTATGACCTTTTCGAGGACAGAAAAAGACGATACAATTCAAGAGTTCTTAAAGAATTTCAGGAaatgaaaaagacaaagaccatGAATTATAGATTTGTCttcttaaaactgaaggttggaAATTATTACTGTAAATATCAACATCAATTTAAATGAAATTACCTTTCGCACGTCGTTTATGAATGGGCTCTTGATGTCGAGATGAAGATCCATGGTCACCGCTATGGCGTTTGGATCCTGAATGGACTCGATAGCTTCTGTGAAAGAAATCGTGCGAGAGTAGTTCCCAGGCTTTATCAGAAAATGGTAATTCTTAATGGTGCTCCTTTCAAACACTTCCGTCAAGTTTATATCGCGGCTGTCAAAGTCGTAGACAACGACATGCAAATGATCATCCTTGGTTTCTTGAATGATATTTTCCACATTTTTGATGAAGTGTTGCACCCAACGACCTAGATTCTTGGCAGTAATAATGAGATACACATCAGCTGTCCTATTCCATTGAAAACCTCTCGGGTAACATAAAGGGATATTTCTTCCCAAGTGTTGAAACATGTACTCAGCTAAGATATAAGTTGAGTTACTGATGACATCCTCGAGAACAAGTTCCAGGAAATATCTGTATCCCCTAAGAGGATCTTGCTTT
This region includes:
- the LOC136920311 gene encoding beta-1,4-N-acetylgalactosaminyltransferase 3-like isoform X2; translated protein: MKVQTLRFVIASASFFLSTIIIVTDICLLSGYECFAGVGGTNAETIILSLRRLSFQEPYALKSLENHKYIGDLSSGLNQHVWDKNCLKTIESLCNFPIFPKAPDRRHVIHRTEITEKKDSTTDAHRIFGFVQPNLTGIARDFRRQRYFVEFPLEEEEAWSVVERYMDSLEKSYFGRYSLQSITRVEKKEDQQQGTRYFIEVIITDLLSGKKYNLAEYVFQPKGNNLPMCYPQGMQWNKTTDVYLILTAKNLGRWVHHFIKNMEKIVQETNDEHLHVIIYDFDSGDIDIKRAFQRSILKNYHYITKPGKYSRATSFKEAIESVKNPDSIVVTIDMHLDIGSQFIEEIRKHCIKGKTVYAPEIVLLKCGGSSSKPRGTWFHASYGTIATYKQDWDNFGGFSPAFLQKTTWGGEDWDLVDNAVKGGLEIERRRSPLVYHYYHVKAGMWKN